From the genome of Aricia agestis chromosome 9, ilAriAges1.1, whole genome shotgun sequence, one region includes:
- the LOC121730283 gene encoding lipase member H-A-like isoform X2, which yields MPDGEGVPHLVDLQAPVDEQALASARNGADNQYWLFTRRNPNNAQILVINNANSVSSSNYNGALPTKVIVHGWNNNGNSPMNPLITQAFLAVGDFNVIVLDWSRLANNPLYSTAAAGVPNVGQHLGNFLIWLFNTAGGNWNNLHLVGFSLGAHVVGNAGRTASGRPGRVTGLDPAGPSWGGNSLALNTNSGVYVESIHTDGGFLGIMDAISNADFYPNGGKNPQPGCWISTCSHGRAPELFASSVRTNHFIGRQCGNIWEAELSTCNGGSLHMGNAVMGKRGSGIYGLRTGSNWPF from the exons ATGCCGGATGGTGAAGGAGTACCACATCTGGTAGACCTTCAAGCTCCCGTTGATGAACAGGCATTAGCTTCAGCTAGGAACGGCGCCGACAACCAGTATTGGCTTTTTACCAG GCGCAATCCTAACAATGCCCAAATCCTTGTCATCAACAACGCGAACAGCGTCTCGTCATCCAACTACAATGGTGCACTTCCTACAAAGGTGATCGTCCACGGATGGAACAACAACGGCAATTCCCCAATGAACCCGCTCATCACTCAAGCTTTCCTAGCTGTAGGTGATTTCAACGTTATAGTTCTCGACTGGAGCCGCTTGGCTAACAACCCATTATACTCAACCGCCGCTGCGGGTGTCCCAAATGTCGGACAACACCTTGGAAACTTCCTCATCTGGCTATTCAATACGGCTGGTGGAAATTGGAATAACCTCCATCTAGTCGGGTTCAGCTTGGGAGCTCATGTCGTCGGCAACGCTGGACGCACAGCTTCGGGAAGACCAGGACGCGTAACAG GTTTGGACCCAGCTGGTCCAAGCTGGGGCGGGAATTCCTTGGCTTTAAACACAAATAGCGGCGTCTACGTCGAGTCCATTCACACCGACGGTGGCTTCCTCGGCATCATGGATGCGATCTCTAATGCAGATTTCTATCCAAACGGCGGAAAGAACCCTCAGCCTGGATGCTGGATTAGTACTTGCTCTCATGGTCGTGCCCCAGAACTTTTTGCGTCAAGTGTGAGAACGAATCATTTCATCGGTCGTCAGTGCGGTAACATCTGGGAAGCCGAACTGAGCACCTGCAACGGAGGATCATTGCACATGGGCAATGCTGTGATGGGTAAACGagg ATCCGGGATCTATGGACTGCGCACGGGTTCAAACTGGCCGTTTTGA
- the LOC121730283 gene encoding lipase member H-A-like isoform X1 translates to MKLLGVLLVCVALSSCYATPVIPGDNSHYVEGESRYIWMPDGEGVPHLVDLQAPVDEQALASARNGADNQYWLFTRRNPNNAQILVINNANSVSSSNYNGALPTKVIVHGWNNNGNSPMNPLITQAFLAVGDFNVIVLDWSRLANNPLYSTAAAGVPNVGQHLGNFLIWLFNTAGGNWNNLHLVGFSLGAHVVGNAGRTASGRPGRVTGLDPAGPSWGGNSLALNTNSGVYVESIHTDGGFLGIMDAISNADFYPNGGKNPQPGCWISTCSHGRAPELFASSVRTNHFIGRQCGNIWEAELSTCNGGSLHMGNAVMGKRG, encoded by the exons ATGAAGCTGCTTGGGGTACTACTAGTGTGTGTTGCTT TATCTTCCTGTTACGCAACTCCTGTTATCCCAGGGGATAATAGTCACTATGTAGAAGGGGAGAGCAGGTATATCTGGATGCCGGATGGTGAAGGAGTACCACATCTGGTAGACCTTCAAGCTCCCGTTGATGAACAGGCATTAGCTTCAGCTAGGAACGGCGCCGACAACCAGTATTGGCTTTTTACCAG GCGCAATCCTAACAATGCCCAAATCCTTGTCATCAACAACGCGAACAGCGTCTCGTCATCCAACTACAATGGTGCACTTCCTACAAAGGTGATCGTCCACGGATGGAACAACAACGGCAATTCCCCAATGAACCCGCTCATCACTCAAGCTTTCCTAGCTGTAGGTGATTTCAACGTTATAGTTCTCGACTGGAGCCGCTTGGCTAACAACCCATTATACTCAACCGCCGCTGCGGGTGTCCCAAATGTCGGACAACACCTTGGAAACTTCCTCATCTGGCTATTCAATACGGCTGGTGGAAATTGGAATAACCTCCATCTAGTCGGGTTCAGCTTGGGAGCTCATGTCGTCGGCAACGCTGGACGCACAGCTTCGGGAAGACCAGGACGCGTAACAG GTTTGGACCCAGCTGGTCCAAGCTGGGGCGGGAATTCCTTGGCTTTAAACACAAATAGCGGCGTCTACGTCGAGTCCATTCACACCGACGGTGGCTTCCTCGGCATCATGGATGCGATCTCTAATGCAGATTTCTATCCAAACGGCGGAAAGAACCCTCAGCCTGGATGCTGGATTAGTACTTGCTCTCATGGTCGTGCCCCAGAACTTTTTGCGTCAAGTGTGAGAACGAATCATTTCATCGGTCGTCAGTGCGGTAACATCTGGGAAGCCGAACTGAGCACCTGCAACGGAGGATCATTGCACATGGGCAATGCTGTGATGGGTAAACGagggtaa